The sequence GGGCCGATTTCATGGCATCCAACGCGGCCATGCGGACTCCCAGATCCGTCAGACCATCCTCAAACGGAGCGATCTCAAGCAAGGTCGCCTCCACATCAGAAACCAGACAGCCCTGAAGCATCCCGGCCTGCAGCGCGTCTTCCATGGCCTTGAGCGCGATATCCGCATGGTTCGTGGCAGGGAGCGTGGTCACGCAGCGGTTGCCCTGACCTCGCGGTGCCGGACGCACCGTGACCCGGACCAGGGCGCGGTGCTGCTGATCACCGATGAGCTTACGGCAGCTCCCCTCGCCCGTCGCATCGGCGGCAATGGTCTCACGAAAAATGACCTGCGGATTCCCGTAACGAAAACTCACCCCGCTCTCGCGGCGCAGCCGCTCCAGTACCACCTCCAAATGCAATTCGCCCAGGCCCGCCACGATGAGCTGGTCCGTGTCCTCGTCCGTGAAGGATTGCAGGGTCGGATCTTCGATGCAATATCTTTGAAGCAACGCTTGAAGTTTGTCCGTGTCGCTGGCGCTGCCCGGCACCAGGGCCACGTTCAGCACCGGCTGGATGATGTCGATGTTCTCCAGGCGCAGAGAGGCTTTTCCGGAAAAAAGAGTGTCTCCGGTGATGCATTCCTTGAGGCCCGTGGCCAGGACAATCTCTCCGGCCCTGGCCTCGGGGATGGGTTCGTGCCGGTTGGCGTGGACCGTGTAAAGCTTGTGGATCTTCTCGAAGCGCTCCAGCCGTGAGTTGTAGACCGCGCTGTTCTCGCCGATGCGGCCGTTGTAGACGCGCATGAAGATCTTCTTGTGCGCACCCTCGAAAAGCACCTTGAACACAAAGCCCACAAACTGGTCCGCACGCACGTTCTCCGCTTCCATGCGCTGCAGCACATGGGCGTGGGAGTGCGACTCCACCGGAGACGGCAGAAAATGCACGACCCCGTTCATGAGCGGCTGCACGCCGATATTCTTGAGCGCGCTGCCGCAATAGACCGGCACGGCCTGCCCCGTCAGGGTCGCCTTGCGCAGGGCGGCCCGCAACTCAGCTTCGTCGATGGCTTCATCGGCCAGATAGCGCTCCATGATCAGGTCGTCGAAATCAGCTGCGGCTTCTATCAATTCCTTCCGCCGGGCCTGCAGGACTTCGCGGTCCCGGTCCTGTGGTTCATGCTCATGCACCGTGGCGCCCTGATCGCTTGCGTCAAAGACCAGAGTCTTGCCGCGCAGGAGGTGCAGTACCGCGCCGTCCAAGCACGCGGAAGGAACAGTCACAGGCAGCGGCCTGACCGCAAGACGGGCCTGGATATCCGAGACCACCCGCCAATAATCAGCACCGGGGCGGTCGGTCTTGTTGACGAAAACGAGCCTGGGCAAGCCATATTTGCCTGCCTGCCGCCACACCGTCTCGCTCTGGGACTCGATGCCGTTGACCCCGCAGAAGACCACCACCGCGCCGTCGCAAACCCGCAGGGAGCGTTCCACCTCGACGTTGAAATCCACGTGACCGGGAGTGTCGATGATGTTGATCTGGCTGTCATTCCAGGCGATGGACGTGCAGGCCGAGGTAATGGTGATGCCGCGCTTCTGCTCTTCCTCAAGATAGTCCATGGTCGCGTTGCCGTCGTGGACTTCGCCGAGCTTGTGGATCTTGTGCGCGTAAAAAAGCAGGCGCTCGGTCAGGGTGGTCTTGCCGGCGTCGATGTGGGCGATGATGCCGATATTGCGCGTGGAGGAATCGATGTCGTGTTTTTTCATGAGTTCAGTTGAGTCGGGTTAGGAGTAGGAGGACGTGTACTGGCGGAACGTGTCGGGACAGATCACGTCCCAGACCCAGCATCCAAGCAGACGCTCGGCCATGACCACGGGCGCGCTTTCGGGCTCGCCGCCATAGCTGATGTAGGGGCGGCCCGTGGTCGCGACCTCGGCGGTGACGACCTTGTAGGCCTGCGCATATGGACTGTCGGGCAGACGCAGCTCCACCCCGTATCCTGCCGGATCAGGGCGCAGCATGCGGGAATACTCAAGGTTCAATCCGGCCAGATCGACGCATATCCCGGGGCCGCTGCCAGCAAGAAGATTGACCATGGGCTGCGGATCGGAACGAAAGACCTGGTGCGCGGACAAAAAATCGCACCCGAACAAAAGCGGGTCGGTCACTGGCCCGCTGACATGCACGACCAGGCCCTGCGCCTTGGCCACCAGAGCCTGCACTATGGCCGAAAAAAAAGCCGGCAAGGGAAAACGGCGCACGTCCACCGCGAAAAAGGCCCACTGCAGCGGCTCGCACCGCAGGGAATGCTCCACGTGACCAAACCGCCGGATCTGCGATACCGGCTCGGTCCCATTCTGAGCCAGGGCATAGGCAAAACTCACCGCGTTCTTGATCACCGATTTTTGCACAGCCGGACAACGCTCGTACGCCTCGCCAAAAGCATCGTCGTCAATATCCGGTACAAATCCGTTCTCCGCCAACAGCTCTTCGATCACCTTCAAACTCCTTGCAAAAAAAATGGGCAGGCCATGCATGACCTGCCCGACATTTCCATATTTCAAGGCGTTGCACAACAGGGCGCAGCCCGAAAGTTCAGATCGCGCCCAGCACCAACGCGCCCATTTCCGAACAGCCGACTTTTTTGCCCTCGCCCACGAAGATGTCGCCGGTGCGAAAACCCTGGGCCAGCACGCTCTTGACCGCCGCGTCGATGGACTCGGCCTCGGCCTCCAGGCCAAAGGCGAAGCGCAGCATCATGGACACGGACAGGATGGTCGCCAAGGGGTTGGCGATGTCACGGCCCGCGATGTCCGGAGCCGAGCCGTGGATGGGCTCGAACAGGGCCGGTCCGCCGGAACCCATGGAGGCCGAGGGCAACATGCCGATGGAACCGGTGATGATGGAGGCCTCATCGGAGAGGATGTCGCCGAAAAGGTTCTCGGTCACGATGACGTCAAACTGCGAAGGGTCGCGGATGAGCTGCATGGCCGCGTTGTCCACGTACATGTGCGACAGTTCCACGTCCGGATACTCGGCCGCCGTGCGAATGGCCACCTCTCGCCACAGCCGCGACACGTCGAGCACGTTGGCCTTGTCCACGGAGCACAGCTTCTTTCCGCGCTTGCGGGCAATCTCGCAGGCCACGCGCACGATGCGCTCGATCTCGGACTCGGAGTAGATCATGGTATTGAAGGCCGCCCGCTCGCCATTCACCACGGTCTCGCCGCGCGGCTCGCCGAAATAGGCGCCGCCGGTCAGTTCGCGCACGACCATGATGTCAAGGCCCTGCCCGATGATGTCCGGACGCAGATACGCCGCCGCCGCCAGCTCCGGAAAGAGCACGGCCGGACGCAGGTTGGAAAAAAGGCCCAGGGCCTTGCGGATGCCGAGCAGCCCCTTTTCGGGGCGGATGGCCGGATCGATGGTGTCCCATTTGGGGCCGCCCACCGCGCCCAGCAGCACCGCGTCCGCCGCCTTGCAGGCGGCCACAGTCGCCTCGGGCAACGGGTTGCCCACGGCGTCGATGGCCGCACCGCCGATGAGCGCGCTCTCGGTTTCAACTGTGTGGCCGAACTTTGCCGCCACCTTCTCCAGCACCTTCACGGCCTGGGTCACTATCTCAGGGCCTATGCCGTCGCCGGGCATGAGGCAGATTTTCATGTTCATTGCAAACTCCTATATATAAGCATGCCTTCGGCGGGCAGGGGGCGCGCCCCCTGCACCCCATTCATTGGGGTGGGGGGAAGCCCGGGGCTCGCTGGTAGGGCGTGCCGAATGGGTCTATCTGACTGTTGAAAAATTCAAAATTCGCAGGCCGTTCAAAAATGGTGAGATGCAAGGAAGCGGAAAAAGCTAGGACGCGCAGTCATGCGCATACATAAGCGGTCTGGCTTTTTTCGCTGACGCAGCAGATCGCCGTTTTTGGGCGGCCTGCTATTGCGCCACCTTGCGCTTGACGTACTCCACCAGACCGCCGCCGGAGAGCATTTCCATCATGAACGGGGCCACGGGGATGAACCCGATGGTCTCGCCGGTGGTCAGGTTCTTGATCGTGCCTGCGGCCACGTCGATCTCAAGTTCGTTTCCTTCCTTGATGCGCTCAATGTCGTCGCCCAGTTCCAGCAGCAAGAGGCCCATGTTGAACGAGTTGCGGTAAAATATGCGGGCGTAGCTGCGGGCCAGAACCACGGGAATGCCCGCGCCCAGAATGGCCAGGGGCGCGTGTTCGCGCGAGGAGCCGCAGCCGAAATTGTCGCCCGCGACAAGGATGTCGCCCTTCGTTACGCGCTTGACCCAGCCGGGCTCAAGCCCTTCGAAACAGTTCTTGCCAAGCTCGGCCGTGTCGGCCGTGACCAGAAACCGGGCCGGGATGATGGCATCGGTATCAATATTGTCGCCCACAACGTGGGTTTTACCTTTGAATGTCATGACTTCTCTCCTTTAACCAAGTTTGGCCGGATGGGTGATGAACCCGGTCACGGCCGTGGCCGCCGCCACCGCAGGGTTGGCCAGGTAGACTTCGGACTGCAGGCTGCCCATGCGTCCCTTGAAATTGCGGTTGGTCGTGGCTAGGCAGCGCTCGCCGCCGGCCAGAATGCCCATGTGTCCGCCCAGGCACGGTCCGCAGGTGGGCGGGCTGATGATCGCCCCCGCGTCGAGAAAAATGCGCAGCAAACCTTCGTCCAGAGCCATCGAATACGCGCCGGGCGAGGCGGGGATGACGATGAAGCGCACGCCTTTGGCCACCTTGCGGCCCTTGATGATTTTGGCGGCCTCGCGCAGGTCGCTGATGCGACCGTTGGTGCAGGAGCCAAGCACGACCTGATCCACGCGCACGTCGGAAACCTCTTCCACCGGCCGCACATTGTCCGGCAGGTGCGGACAGGCGATCTGAGGCGAGAAGGAGGACACGTCGAAGGTCATCTCCTTCCAGTAATGCGCGCCCTCGTCGGCGGCGATGGGGCTGTCGCCCATGCGGCCGTGAGCCTGGCAATAGGCCAGGGTCTTTTCGTCGGCAGCGAAAAGCCCGGCCTTGCCCCCGGCCTCGATGGCCATGTTGGCCATGGTCATGCGCGCTTCCACGGAGAGCCCCTCAATGATCTCGCCACCGAACTCCAGGGCCTTGTACAGGGCCCCGGCCACGCCGGTCTGACCGATGGTGAAAAGAACAAGATCCTTGCCGCCGACATGTTCGGGCAGCTTGCCCGTGAAGTTGACACGGATGGTCTCCGGCACCTTGAACCAGGTCTCGCCCAGGGCCATGGCTGCGGCGATGTCCGTACTGCCGAGGCCCGTGGCGAAGGCGCCGAGCCCCCCGTAGGTGCAGGTGTGGCTGTCCGCGCCGACCACGATGTCGCCGGGTCCGACCAACCCGTATTCGGGCAGGATGGCGTGCTCGACACCGACATTCCCGCCTTCGTAATAGTGGGTGATGTCCATCTCGCGGGCAAAGTCGCGCACGACCTTGACCTGCTCGGCCGAGTCGATGTCCTTGTTGGGGGTGAAATGGTCGCAGACAAGGGCCACCTTGTCCTTGTCGAAGACCTGCTTCACGCCCATGCCCCGGATGGACTTGATGGCGAGCGGCGCGGTTATATCGTTGGCCAGCACCATGGAAACGCGGCACTGGACAATCTGTCCGTCCGCGGTGATGGGCTGGTCCGTATGCCTCTGCAATATTTTCTGTGCTAAAGTCTGGCGCATATGCTGTCCTCCTGTCTTTTGGCCAAGCGGTTCAGGGCGTTCAGATACGCCTTGGCGCTGGCCACGATGATGTCCGCGTCGGATGCGCGGCCCACCGAGGTTTTTCCGTTCTCTTCTATCTTAACGGTCACCTCGCCTTGGGCGTCGGTGCCGCCGGTTATGGCGTTGACCGCATACCGGATCAGTTTGGGGCTACGCCCCACGACCTTGCCGATGGTGTTGAACACGGCATCGATGGGGCCTGTCCCGAAATCCGAAAGAATGCGTTCCTCGCCGTCCACATACATTTTGACCACCGCGTTGGGGATGGCCATGTTGCCGCTCAAGGCGCTCAGATATTCCAGGCGGTACTTGTCGGGAAGGCGGAAGATCTCGTCGAGGACCACGGCTTCCAGGTCTTCGACGAAAATCTCCTTCTTGCGGTCGGCCAGTTTTTTCATGGCCGTGAACACAATGCCGAGTTGTTCCTCGTCCAGGCGGTAGCCGAGGTCTTTCAATCGCTTGTCGAAGGCGGCGCGGCCGGAATGCTTGCCCAGAACCATGTCCTCTTCCTGCCGTCCCACGGACTCGGGCGTCATGATTTCATAGGTCTGACGATTCTTGAGCACCCCGTCCTGATGGATGCCGGATTCGTGGGCAAAGGCATTAGCACCGATAATCGATTTGTAAGGAGGTATAGGCTGACCGATGATCAAAGACAAGAGCCTGGTGGAGGGGAAAATCTGCTCTTTTTTGATATTCGTAGTCAACTGGTAGAAATCCTTGCGCACGTCCATGGACATGACCACCTCTTCCAGAGCCGCGTTGCCCGCCCGCTCGCCGATGCCGCTCAAAGTCACCTCGGCCTGACGCGCACCGGCCTTGAGCGCGGCCAGCGTATTGGCCGTGGCCAGCCCCAGATCGTTGTGGCAGTGCACGGAAAAAACGGCCTTGTGGCTGCCCTTCACGTTTTCAATCAGATATTTGAGCAGTTCGGCAAATTCCTGCGGCTGGGTGTAGCCGACTGTGTCCGGGACATTGATGGTCGTGGCCCCGGCCGCGATGACCCGCTCGAAGACCTGCGCCAGAAAGGGCCAGTCGGAACGGGAGGCGTCCTCGGCGGAAAACTCCACGTTGGAGGTCTTGGACACAGCGTATTTGACGGCAGCCTCGGCCATGTCCAGAACCTCGTGCCGCTCCTTGCGCAGCTTGTACTTCATATGAATGTCCGAGGTGGCCAGAAAGGTGTGGATACGGGCCTGGGGGTTGCCTTTGACCGCCTCCCAGGCGCGATCGATGTCGCTGGGCAGCGCCCGGCAAAGCCCGGCCACCTGACAGTTCTGCACGGCCAGGGCGATGTCGCGCACGGCCTCGAAGTCGCCCTGGCTGGCCGCCGGGAAACCGGCCTCGATGATGTCGACGCCGAGTATTTCAAGCTGCCGGGCCAGGCGCACCTTTTCGTCACGGTTCATGGTTGCGCCGGGTGACTGTTCGCCATCACGCAAGGTTGTGTCGAAAATGAAAATTCGTTCTGACATGATGCACTCCTTCTGGTGGATGATGTATAATCGATTATTTTTATAAAAAATCGCAGCTGATCCTGGCTGACTGTACGCCGGGATGGCCGTTTCCTGCAAACGATGCTGAGGGGGTTACGTGTTTCCTTTACGAGATCTTGTGAGAAGACTCTCGTAGGAAGGATTTCCCGCGTAGGGGCAAAAAGAAGTAGGTGTAGATGAGACCGGAAATAATGTAACCAATGAAAAACACAAAGCTCAGAAGCTTTGGTTCGGAAGCGACGAGCACGAAGACAAGCAATGCCGTGACCGTGGCGCTGAAACGGTGCGCGCGAATGACTTCGGCATCCTTGAAGGAGGCGTAGCGGACATTGCTGACCATCAGAATGGAAACCAGAAAAGCCAGTCCCAGCGTAATGCCGGGCACCAGTTCGGTCATGGTTTCGGGAATGTAGGAAGAAAAGAGAACAAAGGTCGCGAGGGTGCAGGCCGCAGCCGGAATGGGCAGACCGATGAAGAACTTCTTGCTGATCTTGCCCGTCTGGATGTTGAAGCGGGCCAGCCTGAGCGCCCCGCAAGCCATGACCAAAAAGGAGGCCATGATGCCCAACCGACCGAATTCAAAAGTATTCCACTGGTGAATCATGACGGCCGGACCGACGCCAAAAGCGATCAGATCGACCAGAGAGTCCAGCTGAACTCCGAAATCCGAGGCCGAATTGGTCAGTCGCGCCAGCTTTCCATCCAGTCCGTCGAAGACGCAACTGACGATGATGGCCACGGCCGCCATCTCGAAACGACCGTCGATGGACCACAGAATACCCATGAACCCGGCCAGCAAACTGGCCATGGTCATCATGTTGGGGAGCAGATAGTATCCCCGATGCTTGGGCTTCAAATGTTCCATAAACGGTCCTGAAAAAAGCTCTTTTTTATTTTTTGCGGGCCAAAATCGACTGCCCGGCAAAAACCTTGTCACCAATTCGAACTATTGGTTCATACTCTGCAGGAAGGTAAAGGTCAACTCTTGATCCGAACTTGATTAGTCCGAAACGCTGACCCCGGACCAGAGAGTCGCCCTCCTCGCCCCAGCAGATGATGCGCCGCGCGATGAGCCCGGCGATCTGGACCATGGTCCAGGACCGGCCGTCACCGTCTTCGATCAGGAGCGAGTTGCGCTCGTTGTCGGTGGAGGCCTTGTCGAAGGATGCGTTCAGAAATTTTCCGCCAAAGTAGGAAATGCGAGCGATGCGGCCGGCCACGGGCATGCGGTTCACGTGCACGTTGAAGACGTTCATGAACACGCAGATCGCCGTACGGTCCTCGCCGGTCATGGGGTCACGCATGGTCTCGACCTTGATGACCTTTCCGTCGGCCGGAGACACGGCCACGCCCTGTTCCTGCGGGACCACGCGTTCCGGGTCGCGGAAGAAATTGAGCACAAGGAAAAGGGCCACAAGCAGGACAGTCGCCATGAACCAGCAGTCGAGCAGCGCGAAGGTCA is a genomic window of Desulfomicrobium baculatum DSM 4028 containing:
- a CDS encoding 3-isopropylmalate dehydratase small subunit is translated as MTFKGKTHVVGDNIDTDAIIPARFLVTADTAELGKNCFEGLEPGWVKRVTKGDILVAGDNFGCGSSREHAPLAILGAGIPVVLARSYARIFYRNSFNMGLLLLELGDDIERIKEGNELEIDVAAGTIKNLTTGETIGFIPVAPFMMEMLSGGGLVEYVKRKVAQ
- a CDS encoding elongation factor G, encoding MKKHDIDSSTRNIGIIAHIDAGKTTLTERLLFYAHKIHKLGEVHDGNATMDYLEEEQKRGITITSACTSIAWNDSQINIIDTPGHVDFNVEVERSLRVCDGAVVVFCGVNGIESQSETVWRQAGKYGLPRLVFVNKTDRPGADYWRVVSDIQARLAVRPLPVTVPSACLDGAVLHLLRGKTLVFDASDQGATVHEHEPQDRDREVLQARRKELIEAAADFDDLIMERYLADEAIDEAELRAALRKATLTGQAVPVYCGSALKNIGVQPLMNGVVHFLPSPVESHSHAHVLQRMEAENVRADQFVGFVFKVLFEGAHKKIFMRVYNGRIGENSAVYNSRLERFEKIHKLYTVHANRHEPIPEARAGEIVLATGLKECITGDTLFSGKASLRLENIDIIQPVLNVALVPGSASDTDKLQALLQRYCIEDPTLQSFTDEDTDQLIVAGLGELHLEVVLERLRRESGVSFRYGNPQVIFRETIAADATGEGSCRKLIGDQQHRALVRVTVRPAPRGQGNRCVTTLPATNHADIALKAMEDALQAGMLQGCLVSDVEATLLEIAPFEDGLTDLGVRMAALDAMKSALVKASPVLLEPIMDVELRMPPEYVGDCVNLLGAKNARILDVRASDFESGITATAPMRQLFGFSTELRSRTKGKAFYSLVFSRYDVVG
- the leuC gene encoding 3-isopropylmalate dehydratase large subunit produces the protein MRQTLAQKILQRHTDQPITADGQIVQCRVSMVLANDITAPLAIKSIRGMGVKQVFDKDKVALVCDHFTPNKDIDSAEQVKVVRDFAREMDITHYYEGGNVGVEHAILPEYGLVGPGDIVVGADSHTCTYGGLGAFATGLGSTDIAAAMALGETWFKVPETIRVNFTGKLPEHVGGKDLVLFTIGQTGVAGALYKALEFGGEIIEGLSVEARMTMANMAIEAGGKAGLFAADEKTLAYCQAHGRMGDSPIAADEGAHYWKEMTFDVSSFSPQIACPHLPDNVRPVEEVSDVRVDQVVLGSCTNGRISDLREAAKIIKGRKVAKGVRFIVIPASPGAYSMALDEGLLRIFLDAGAIISPPTCGPCLGGHMGILAGGERCLATTNRNFKGRMGSLQSEVYLANPAVAAATAVTGFITHPAKLG
- the pssA gene encoding CDP-diacylglycerol--serine O-phosphatidyltransferase — its product is MEHLKPKHRGYYLLPNMMTMASLLAGFMGILWSIDGRFEMAAVAIIVSCVFDGLDGKLARLTNSASDFGVQLDSLVDLIAFGVGPAVMIHQWNTFEFGRLGIMASFLVMACGALRLARFNIQTGKISKKFFIGLPIPAAACTLATFVLFSSYIPETMTELVPGITLGLAFLVSILMVSNVRYASFKDAEVIRAHRFSATVTALLVFVLVASEPKLLSFVFFIGYIISGLIYTYFFLPLRGKSFLRESSHKIS
- the leuB gene encoding 3-isopropylmalate dehydrogenase, translated to MNMKICLMPGDGIGPEIVTQAVKVLEKVAAKFGHTVETESALIGGAAIDAVGNPLPEATVAACKAADAVLLGAVGGPKWDTIDPAIRPEKGLLGIRKALGLFSNLRPAVLFPELAAAAYLRPDIIGQGLDIMVVRELTGGAYFGEPRGETVVNGERAAFNTMIYSESEIERIVRVACEIARKRGKKLCSVDKANVLDVSRLWREVAIRTAAEYPDVELSHMYVDNAAMQLIRDPSQFDVIVTENLFGDILSDEASIITGSIGMLPSASMGSGGPALFEPIHGSAPDIAGRDIANPLATILSVSMMLRFAFGLEAEAESIDAAVKSVLAQGFRTGDIFVGEGKKVGCSEMGALVLGAI
- a CDS encoding 2-isopropylmalate synthase, with protein sequence MSERIFIFDTTLRDGEQSPGATMNRDEKVRLARQLEILGVDIIEAGFPAASQGDFEAVRDIALAVQNCQVAGLCRALPSDIDRAWEAVKGNPQARIHTFLATSDIHMKYKLRKERHEVLDMAEAAVKYAVSKTSNVEFSAEDASRSDWPFLAQVFERVIAAGATTINVPDTVGYTQPQEFAELLKYLIENVKGSHKAVFSVHCHNDLGLATANTLAALKAGARQAEVTLSGIGERAGNAALEEVVMSMDVRKDFYQLTTNIKKEQIFPSTRLLSLIIGQPIPPYKSIIGANAFAHESGIHQDGVLKNRQTYEIMTPESVGRQEEDMVLGKHSGRAAFDKRLKDLGYRLDEEQLGIVFTAMKKLADRKKEIFVEDLEAVVLDEIFRLPDKYRLEYLSALSGNMAIPNAVVKMYVDGEERILSDFGTGPIDAVFNTIGKVVGRSPKLIRYAVNAITGGTDAQGEVTVKIEENGKTSVGRASDADIIVASAKAYLNALNRLAKRQEDSICARL
- a CDS encoding phosphatidylserine decarboxylase family protein, whose product is MYKPSIGLSLEGLPFIFFTAIATLTFALLDCWFMATVLLVALFLVLNFFRDPERVVPQEQGVAVSPADGKVIKVETMRDPMTGEDRTAICVFMNVFNVHVNRMPVAGRIARISYFGGKFLNASFDKASTDNERNSLLIEDGDGRSWTMVQIAGLIARRIICWGEEGDSLVRGQRFGLIKFGSRVDLYLPAEYEPIVRIGDKVFAGQSILARKK